From Amycolatopsis sp. YIM 10, the proteins below share one genomic window:
- a CDS encoding TetR family transcriptional regulator, whose translation MPSRRAETSQESRRLLIEAAATAFANRGYRQTTVADIADLAGISRGSIPWHFGNKEGLLLAVVEHAFDLVARNTAEPRRPGPDGLRDLTDQSAAFVRQPITKLMISLLGDAMDQESPVHDRYVELHRAMRAHIAAWAEQPYEGYRLPDGVTPEDIGLVVLGATMGIHQQWRLAPDRVDLDRAFDTLRRLLLASFQRQEP comes from the coding sequence ATGCCCAGCCGCCGCGCGGAGACCAGCCAGGAGAGCCGGAGGCTGCTGATCGAGGCGGCCGCGACCGCCTTCGCGAACCGGGGCTACCGGCAGACCACGGTGGCCGACATCGCCGATCTCGCCGGCATCAGCCGCGGCTCCATCCCGTGGCACTTCGGCAACAAGGAGGGGCTGCTGCTCGCGGTGGTGGAGCACGCGTTCGACCTGGTCGCCCGCAACACCGCCGAACCGCGGCGACCCGGCCCGGACGGGCTGCGCGACCTGACCGACCAGAGCGCGGCGTTCGTGCGGCAGCCGATCACCAAGCTGATGATCAGCCTGCTCGGCGATGCGATGGACCAGGAGTCGCCGGTGCACGACCGCTACGTGGAGCTGCACCGCGCGATGCGGGCCCACATCGCGGCCTGGGCGGAGCAGCCGTACGAGGGCTACCGGCTGCCCGACGGCGTCACCCCCGAAGACATCGGACTGGTGGTGCTCGGCGCCACGATGGGCATCCACCAGCAGTGGCGGCTGGCCCCGGACCGGGTCGACCTCGACCGCGCCTTCGACACCCTCCGCCGCCTGCTCCTGGCGTCGTTCCAGCGCCAGGAGCCCTGA
- a CDS encoding NUDIX hydrolase, with the protein MIESTPVSVDVLVVRFDPGERTVLLGVAPRAAEPFQGELALPGVLLGLGERLREAGTRAVVTKLGLPSEALSGTGQLTTFDEPSRDPRGPTLSIALWATATSPGDGVRWCPLDSVPPLAFDHNRIVADCRPLLADRLWRNVEFTAGLMGNGFTTAQALDATEALTGERPYPANLGRTMERVPGLRRTAEHAAALPKGGRPPSLWRWDQLSAG; encoded by the coding sequence GTGATCGAGTCGACGCCGGTGTCCGTGGATGTGCTGGTCGTGCGGTTCGACCCCGGCGAGCGGACCGTGCTGCTGGGGGTCGCGCCGCGGGCAGCCGAACCGTTCCAGGGCGAACTCGCGCTGCCCGGGGTGCTGCTCGGGCTCGGGGAACGGTTGCGGGAGGCGGGGACGAGGGCGGTGGTCACCAAGCTGGGCCTGCCGTCGGAGGCGCTGTCCGGCACGGGCCAGCTGACCACCTTCGACGAACCGTCCCGCGACCCGCGCGGCCCGACCCTGTCCATCGCGTTGTGGGCGACCGCCACGTCTCCTGGCGATGGCGTCCGGTGGTGCCCGCTGGATTCGGTGCCCCCGCTGGCCTTCGACCACAACCGGATCGTGGCGGACTGCCGTCCGCTGCTCGCGGACCGGTTGTGGCGCAACGTCGAGTTCACCGCGGGGCTGATGGGGAACGGGTTCACCACGGCGCAGGCGCTGGACGCGACCGAGGCGCTGACCGGGGAACGCCCGTACCCGGCCAATCTCGGCCGGACCATGGAACGCGTCCCCGGCCTGCGGCGGACGGCCGAGCACGCGGCCGCCCTGCCCAAGGGCGGGCGGCCCCCTTCACTGTGGCGGTGGGACCAGCTGTCCGCCGGTTGA
- a CDS encoding adenylosuccinate synthetase, which produces MNLDGHVVVVGLGFGDEGKGAVVDALCAARPTTAVIRFNGGAQAAHNVVAEGRHHTFSQFGAGTFAGVPTHLSRFVLVEPFALATEARQLEAAGVRDPFTLLSVDGRALLTTPFHIYANRAREDARGDQRHGSCGKGIGETVWYSLREPVDAPTVADCARPSVLRRKLDALARFYAPLATPPHSVDELVSLYRDFADAVRTTDSGETARLADRGRVVFEGAQGVLLDEHHGFHPHTTWSTTTPHNARELLAGRPHTVLGVVRTYHTRHGAGPFPTEDPAVLARFPERHNGTGKYQGAWRAGHLDATLLDYAIAACDGVDALAVTHLDADRPRVVLEHGTPAVELDDPLAWFGTRLPVAVTGYGPDRADYRTPVTIGV; this is translated from the coding sequence GTGAATCTCGACGGGCACGTGGTGGTGGTCGGGCTCGGGTTCGGCGACGAGGGCAAGGGGGCCGTGGTCGACGCACTGTGCGCCGCCCGGCCCACCACCGCGGTCATCCGGTTCAACGGCGGCGCGCAGGCCGCGCACAACGTGGTCGCCGAGGGGCGGCACCACACGTTCAGCCAGTTCGGGGCGGGCACCTTCGCCGGGGTGCCCACCCACCTCTCGCGGTTCGTCCTGGTCGAGCCGTTCGCGCTGGCCACCGAAGCGAGGCAGCTCGAAGCCGCCGGGGTGCGCGACCCGTTCACGCTGCTGAGCGTTGACGGCCGGGCGCTGCTCACCACGCCGTTCCACATCTATGCCAACCGGGCCCGCGAGGACGCACGCGGGGATCAGCGGCACGGCTCGTGCGGGAAGGGCATCGGCGAGACCGTCTGGTACTCGCTGCGAGAACCGGTTGACGCGCCCACTGTCGCCGACTGCGCGCGGCCGTCCGTGCTGCGGCGCAAGCTCGACGCGCTCGCCCGGTTCTACGCGCCACTCGCCACGCCACCGCACAGCGTGGACGAACTGGTGTCGCTGTACCGCGATTTCGCCGACGCCGTGCGCACCACGGACAGCGGCGAGACCGCGCGGCTGGCCGACCGCGGCCGGGTGGTTTTCGAGGGAGCGCAGGGGGTTCTCCTCGACGAGCACCACGGGTTCCACCCGCACACGACCTGGTCGACCACCACCCCGCACAACGCACGTGAACTGCTGGCCGGTCGCCCGCACACCGTGCTGGGCGTCGTGCGGACCTACCACACGCGGCACGGCGCGGGGCCGTTCCCGACCGAGGATCCGGCCGTGCTCGCCCGATTCCCCGAACGCCACAACGGCACCGGGAAGTACCAGGGCGCTTGGCGCGCGGGGCATCTCGACGCGACGCTGCTGGACTACGCGATCGCGGCCTGCGACGGCGTCGACGCGCTCGCGGTGACCCATCTCGACGCCGACCGGCCGCGTGTGGTGCTCGAACACGGCACACCCGCCGTCGAACTGGACGACCCGCTGGCCTGGTTCGGCACCCGGCTGCCGGTCGCGGTCACCGGGTACGGGCCGGACCGCGCGGACTACCGGACGCCGGTCACAATCGGTGTGTGA
- a CDS encoding adenylate cyclase: protein MLTRDDAIAMIEKADNATALFDADPAVARRRYRELATALHPDRNPGDERAHRAAATLNRLYDDWKRPRRQTVTTATSSYTLTGPHAIGSIATTYRTTGPHLVKLVRDPALNPLLHAEWTALRALDDLTERHRWLRPYYPRLIDTSGPVARGDRAFTVLDPLIDGFTTLADIRKAFPGGLDGRDYAWMHRRLLRAVAGAHRAGVVHGHITPDNVLVHPEQHGIVLVGWSFAVGDGELPVAVDNSADYPPEVHKGQPVTAATDVHMLHTMMADLLAPGENRQRTFATWCTQDAPAQRPDAADLLDEYDELLGELYGPRTFRPFTIPETGA, encoded by the coding sequence ATGCTCACCAGGGACGACGCCATCGCGATGATCGAGAAGGCGGACAACGCCACCGCGTTGTTCGACGCCGATCCCGCGGTCGCGCGACGCCGTTACCGCGAGCTGGCGACCGCGCTCCACCCCGACCGGAACCCCGGCGACGAACGCGCCCACCGGGCCGCCGCCACGCTCAACCGCCTCTACGACGACTGGAAACGACCCCGGCGCCAAACGGTCACCACGGCGACCTCGAGCTACACCCTGACCGGGCCGCACGCGATCGGCAGCATCGCCACCACCTACCGCACCACCGGCCCGCACCTGGTCAAGCTCGTCCGCGACCCGGCGCTCAACCCGCTGCTCCACGCCGAGTGGACCGCGTTGCGCGCGCTCGACGACCTGACCGAGCGGCACCGCTGGCTGCGGCCGTACTACCCGCGCCTGATCGACACCTCGGGCCCGGTGGCCCGCGGCGATCGCGCGTTCACCGTGCTCGACCCGCTCATCGACGGGTTCACCACGCTCGCCGACATCCGGAAGGCCTTTCCCGGCGGCCTCGACGGGCGTGACTACGCCTGGATGCACCGCCGCCTGCTGCGTGCCGTGGCGGGCGCGCACCGCGCGGGTGTCGTCCACGGGCACATCACCCCGGACAACGTGCTGGTCCACCCGGAACAACACGGGATCGTGCTCGTCGGCTGGTCGTTCGCCGTCGGCGACGGCGAACTCCCCGTGGCGGTGGACAACTCCGCCGACTACCCGCCGGAAGTCCACAAAGGACAACCGGTGACCGCCGCCACCGACGTGCACATGCTCCACACGATGATGGCGGACCTGCTGGCACCGGGCGAAAACCGGCAGCGCACGTTCGCCACCTGGTGCACCCAGGACGCCCCGGCACAGCGGCCCGACGCCGCCGACCTGCTCGACGAGTACGACGAACTGCTCGGCGAGCTGTACGGCCCGCGCACCTTCAGACCCTTCACCATTCCCGAGACAGGAGCCTGA
- a CDS encoding TIGR03086 family metal-binding protein: protein MKYLLLVYGTQRDLDEKPDATAFLDEFNRELRESGEFVEAQGLDQPARARRIERANGVPVVTDGPFAETQEVLAGYWLVECAGLERATEIAVRLGGTVDVRALDCAAELDLAPACLAMAELIMGTADDQLALPTPCADYTVADLIEHLDGVTGGSAGMESGWRVRLARQLTALRRTWRDPAAWVGTGRLDLPNRTWGRIVLTELVVHGWDLAVATGQPFDPAAGILRACYDHVAEFVPRAPLPELWGPPVEVPAGAALLDRIVAVTGRSPDWGR from the coding sequence ATGAAATATTTGCTCTTGGTGTACGGCACGCAGCGGGACCTCGACGAGAAGCCCGACGCGACGGCCTTCCTGGACGAGTTCAACCGCGAGTTGCGCGAGTCCGGGGAGTTCGTCGAGGCGCAGGGGCTCGACCAGCCCGCGCGGGCCCGGCGGATCGAGCGCGCGAACGGGGTGCCGGTGGTGACGGACGGGCCGTTCGCCGAGACCCAGGAGGTGCTGGCCGGGTACTGGCTGGTCGAGTGCGCCGGACTCGAACGGGCCACGGAGATCGCGGTGCGCCTCGGCGGCACGGTCGACGTGCGGGCGCTCGACTGCGCCGCCGAACTCGACCTGGCCCCCGCCTGCCTGGCGATGGCCGAACTGATCATGGGCACCGCCGACGACCAGCTCGCGCTGCCGACCCCGTGTGCCGACTACACCGTGGCCGACCTCATCGAGCACCTCGACGGCGTGACGGGCGGGAGCGCCGGGATGGAAAGCGGCTGGCGCGTCCGTCTGGCCAGGCAGCTCACCGCGCTCCGGCGGACGTGGAGAGATCCGGCGGCGTGGGTGGGAACGGGCCGGCTGGACCTGCCGAACCGGACGTGGGGCCGGATCGTGCTGACCGAGCTGGTCGTGCACGGCTGGGACCTGGCCGTGGCCACCGGGCAGCCGTTCGACCCGGCCGCCGGGATCTTGCGCGCCTGCTACGACCACGTGGCCGAGTTCGTGCCCCGGGCACCGTTGCCGGAGTTGTGGGGACCGCCCGTCGAGGTGCCCGCCGGCGCCGCGCTGCTCGACCGGATCGTGGCTGTCACCGGCCGGAGCCCGGACTGGGGGCGGTGA
- a CDS encoding VOC family protein → MLAMDLTIHTTVLPHEDPDASLAFYRDTLGFEVRSDVGQGKMRWITVGPADQPGTSILLAPPAADPGISEEERATIARMMAKGTYGWILLASRDLDGVFEKVSAGNAEVVQEPAQQPYGVRDCAFRDPAGNLIRIQEVA, encoded by the coding sequence ATGCTTGCCATGGACCTCACCATCCACACCACCGTGCTGCCGCACGAGGACCCGGACGCGTCACTGGCCTTCTACCGCGACACCCTCGGTTTCGAGGTTCGCAGTGACGTCGGGCAGGGCAAGATGCGCTGGATCACCGTCGGTCCGGCCGACCAGCCGGGCACCTCCATCCTGCTGGCGCCGCCCGCCGCCGATCCCGGCATCAGCGAGGAGGAGCGCGCCACCATCGCCCGGATGATGGCCAAGGGCACCTACGGCTGGATCCTGCTGGCCAGCCGGGATCTCGACGGGGTCTTCGAGAAGGTGAGCGCCGGGAACGCCGAGGTGGTCCAGGAGCCGGCCCAGCAGCCCTACGGTGTCCGCGACTGCGCGTTCCGCGATCCCGCCGGGAACCTGATCCGCATCCAGGAGGTCGCCTGA
- a CDS encoding glyoxalase: protein MAIIDHLTLDVPDTAAAKQFYATAFDLDESRLRLRAGDEPSTGFRGYTLSLTVSQPSTVDSFVQSALDAGATTLKPAEKSLWGYGGVVQAPDGAIWKVATSAKKDTGPATRQVDDLVLLLGAEDVTASKRFYADHGVAVSKSFGRMYVEFESGKAVKLGLYRRRALAKAAGVSPEGTGSHRITISGDAGPFTDPDGFTWENTR, encoded by the coding sequence ATGGCAATCATCGACCACCTCACCTTGGACGTGCCCGACACCGCGGCCGCCAAGCAGTTCTACGCCACCGCCTTCGACCTGGACGAAAGCCGCTTGCGGCTGCGCGCCGGGGACGAGCCCAGCACCGGATTCCGCGGCTACACCTTGTCCCTCACGGTTTCCCAACCGTCCACTGTCGACAGTTTTGTCCAGTCCGCACTGGACGCGGGTGCCACCACCCTGAAGCCCGCCGAGAAGTCGCTCTGGGGTTACGGCGGTGTGGTCCAGGCGCCGGACGGGGCGATCTGGAAGGTCGCGACGTCGGCGAAGAAGGACACCGGCCCGGCCACGCGGCAGGTCGACGACCTGGTGCTCCTGCTGGGTGCCGAGGATGTCACCGCGAGCAAGCGGTTCTACGCCGACCACGGCGTGGCGGTGTCGAAGAGCTTCGGCCGCATGTACGTCGAGTTCGAGAGCGGGAAGGCCGTGAAGTTGGGGCTCTACCGGCGTCGCGCGCTCGCCAAGGCCGCCGGCGTCTCGCCGGAAGGCACCGGTTCACACCGGATCACCATCAGCGGCGACGCCGGCCCCTTCACCGACCCGGACGGCTTCACCTGGGAGAACACCCGTTGA
- a CDS encoding pyridoxamine 5'-phosphate oxidase family protein, giving the protein MTARDLAQRLRDTRAKLEHDVDLWVATSSPDGGPHLVPLSYRWDGAAFLVSTPRASVTSRNLLADGRVRLSLGPTRDVVIVDGIAEPVGIDSETGDEFAARTGFDPRGLETPYQYFLVRPRRIQAWREENELAGRTLMRDGRWLG; this is encoded by the coding sequence TTGACCGCCCGAGACCTGGCGCAACGGCTGCGGGACACCCGCGCGAAGCTGGAGCACGACGTCGACCTGTGGGTCGCGACCTCGAGCCCGGACGGCGGGCCCCACCTCGTCCCCCTCTCGTACCGCTGGGACGGCGCGGCGTTCCTCGTCTCGACGCCGCGTGCCTCGGTGACCAGCCGCAACCTGCTGGCGGACGGCCGGGTCCGCCTCAGCCTCGGGCCGACGCGCGATGTCGTCATCGTCGACGGCATCGCCGAACCGGTCGGCATCGACTCGGAAACCGGTGACGAATTCGCCGCCAGAACCGGTTTCGACCCGCGTGGCCTCGAAACGCCCTACCAGTATTTCCTGGTCCGGCCGCGGCGAATCCAAGCCTGGCGTGAGGAGAACGAACTGGCCGGCCGGACCCTCATGCGTGACGGTCGCTGGCTGGGCTGA